From a region of the Oryza sativa Japonica Group chromosome 6, ASM3414082v1 genome:
- the LOC4341370 gene encoding uncharacterized protein, giving the protein MGQLHNLMLLLPCLIFSTLLHIEAMSVAPVKVSTTPIFPTIPRAQTNKDFQVLLRVEAPPAADLNGHVPIDVVAVLDVSGSMNDPVAASPESNLQATRLDVLKASMKFIIRKLDDGDRLSIVAFNDGPVKEYSSGLLDVSGDGRSIAGKKIDRLQARGGSGSALMPELQEAVKILDERQGNSRNRVGFILLLTDGDDTTGFRWSRDVIHGAVGKYPVHTFALGAAHDPEALLHIAQESRGTYSFVDDGNLDKIAGALAVCLGGLKTVAAVDTRVSLKTAELGGARIVRVDSGGYESSVACGGASGEVVVGVLYAGEVKSFVVHLHVPAASSTTTFSSVECGYCDAAATVCDHHHHHHCHHRHHQQQLLAIGYSYSHAPGGEAVSIEGHGVFVERPEVAVFSVDGGRQRQTLLPSPVVMQHMVRFELLELVAGFAETEMLSKKGTMQLRGGGARAGDVLQGKWEEFRRARQFWGGVELDGLEEDVDAMVASLRSGLAYVSSWVSSHQMQRATAMGSPEKVIAEFMTPAMVIMLEEARKLPSPLPAAAEAARERRPGCKGGGDLHYVIRQRLELWSKVRREVPLMYQPSSEQEDVQLTALFREASLEAIDRAMHHDIYLAVVHVTNQRRC; this is encoded by the exons ATGGGGCAACTCCATAATTTGATGCTTCTGCTGCCGTGCCTGATCTTCTCCACGCTACTGCACATAGAG GCGATGAGTGTAGCTCCTGTGAAAGTGAGCACCACGCCCATCTTCCCCACAATCCCAAGAGCTCAGACGAACAAGGACTTCCAGGTGTTACTGCGTGTTGAGGCGCCACCGGCGGCCGATCTCAACGGCCATGTCCCCATAGACGTCGTCGCAGTGCTCGATGTCAGCGGCAGCATGAATGATccggtggcggcgtcgccggagaGCAATCTGCAGGCGACGAGGTTGGATGTGCTCAAGGCGTCTATGAAGTTTATCATCAGGAAGCTTGACGACGGAGACCGCCTCTCCATTGTGGCTTTTAACGATGGACCCGTCAAGGAATATAGCTCCGGCTTGTTGGATGTTTCTGGCGATGGCCGGAGCATCGCCGGAAAAAAGATCGACCGACTTCAGGCCCGTGGTGGCAGTGGCTCTGCGCTTATGCCCGAGTTGCAGGAGGCCGTCAAG ATCCTGGATGAGCGGCAAGGCAACAGCCGGAACCGCGTAGGGTTCATCCTCCTCCtgaccgacggcgacgacacgaCCGGATTCCGGTGGAGCCGCGACGTCATCCATGGCGCCGTCGGCAAGTACCCCGTCCACACCTTCGCCCTGGGCGCGGCGCACGACCCGGAGGCGCTGCTCCACATCGCGCAAGAATCGCGCGGCACCTACTCCTTCGTCGACGACGGCAACCTGGACAAGAtcgccggcgccctcgccgtGTGCCTCGGCGGGCTCaagaccgtcgccgccgtcgacacgCGCGTCAGCCTCAAGACTGCCGAGCTAGGCGGCGCGCGGATAGTGCGCGTCGACTCTGGCGGCTACGAGAGCAGCGTTGCTTGCGGCGGGGCCTCCGGTGAGGTCGTCGTCGGTGTTCTCTACGCCGGCGAGGTGAAGAGCTTCGTCGTCCACCTCCATGTGCCTGCTGCTTCGTCGACGACGACCTTCTCGTCGGTGGAGTGCGGTTactgcgacgccgccgccacggtctgcgaccatcaccaccaccaccattgccaTCACCGTCAtcaccagcagcagctgctcgCCATCGGCTACTCGTACAGCCACGCTCCGGGCGGCGAAGCGGTGTCCATCGAAGGGCACGGCGTGTTCGTCGAGAGGCCCGAGGTGGCCGTCTTCTCCGTCGACGGCGGCCGACAACGGCAAACCCTCCTCCCATCCCCCGTCGTGATGCAGCACATGGTCCGGTTCGAGCTgctggagctcgtcgccggcttcGCGGAAACCGAGATGCTGTCGAAGAAGGGGACGATGcagctgcgcggcggcggcgcgcgcgccggcgacgtgCTGCAGGGCAAGTGGGAGGAGTTCCGGCGAGCCCGGCAGTTCTGGGGCGGGGTCGAGCTGGACGGCCTCGAGGAGGatgtggacgccatggtggccAGCCTCAGGAGCGGGCTAGCCTACGTCAGCTCGTGGGTGTCGAGCCACCAGATGCAGCGCGCCACCGCCATGGGCTCGCCGGAGAAGGTGATCGCCGAGTTCATGACGCCGGCGATGGTGATCATGCTGGAGGAGGCACGTAAGCTACCGTCGCCGCTGCCAGCTGCGGCTGAGGCGGCGAGAGAGAGGCGGCCCGGCTgcaagggcggcggcgatcTCCATTACGTGATCCGGCAGCGGCTGGAGCTGTGGTCGAAGGTGAGACGCGAGGTGCCGCTCATGTACCAGCCGTCGTCGGAGCAGGAAGACGTCCAGCTGACCGCCTTGTTTCGGGAGGCGTCGCTGGAGGCCATCGACCGAGCAATGCACCACGACATCTATCTG GCCGTGGTGCACGTGACCAACCAGAGGCGATGCTAG